From a single Pseudomonas sp. A34-9 genomic region:
- a CDS encoding carbohydrate porin, protein MKTTINRSLAVAGFCLALPPTSQALEFAGYLRSGVGTSVNSSGQSCFQLPGAQTKYRLGNECEQYGELELRQDLYTLDDGSVLSVDGMASLYNRYDRSPTFKDDNGSIRLPQAYAQWSAMPALNGGSLWAGRRYYKRNDIHISDFYYWNQSATGGGVEDVLIGDLKYSYAFSRKDNLYQKDYINRHDFNVAGFKTNPGGELEFGLSYIDKPDSRDAHRGWAITTQHVQKDFFGGKNKLALQYGEGPGTGLGYTGNVKLDDSNKSYRVVEFFDWQVTPRFGGQVEAVYQKDIRPDGADQNWISLGVRPAYALSEHFKLVTELGHDQVDAPGGTRKLSKFTFAPTWSPEGPEFWARPEVRLYYTYATWNEAAKRAANQLAKGSALSDTGAFGTARHGANVGLQVEYWWK, encoded by the coding sequence ATGAAAACAACAATAAATCGCAGCCTTGCAGTCGCAGGTTTTTGCCTGGCCTTGCCGCCAACGTCACAAGCGCTGGAGTTTGCCGGCTACTTGCGCAGCGGTGTCGGCACGTCGGTCAACAGCAGCGGTCAGTCGTGCTTCCAGTTACCCGGCGCACAGACCAAATATCGCTTGGGTAACGAGTGCGAGCAGTACGGCGAACTGGAGCTGCGTCAAGACCTGTACACCCTCGACGACGGTTCGGTCCTGAGTGTCGATGGCATGGCTTCGCTGTATAACCGCTACGACCGCAGCCCTACATTCAAAGACGACAATGGTTCGATCCGCTTGCCGCAGGCCTATGCACAGTGGTCGGCGATGCCTGCGCTCAATGGCGGCTCTCTGTGGGCGGGGCGCCGTTACTACAAACGTAACGACATCCATATTTCCGATTTCTATTACTGGAACCAGAGCGCCACCGGGGGCGGGGTCGAAGACGTATTGATCGGCGATCTGAAGTACAGCTACGCGTTTTCGCGCAAGGACAATCTGTACCAGAAGGACTACATCAATCGGCATGACTTCAACGTCGCCGGTTTCAAGACCAACCCGGGCGGTGAACTGGAGTTCGGCTTGAGCTATATCGACAAGCCCGACAGCCGCGATGCCCACCGAGGCTGGGCGATCACCACGCAACATGTGCAAAAGGATTTTTTCGGCGGCAAGAACAAACTGGCGCTGCAATACGGTGAAGGGCCGGGCACCGGGCTGGGCTACACCGGCAACGTCAAACTGGACGACAGCAATAAAAGTTACCGGGTCGTCGAGTTTTTCGACTGGCAGGTGACGCCGCGCTTTGGCGGTCAGGTCGAGGCGGTGTATCAGAAAGACATTCGTCCGGACGGTGCCGATCAGAACTGGATCTCGTTGGGGGTGCGGCCTGCCTACGCGCTAAGCGAACACTTCAAACTGGTCACCGAACTGGGCCACGATCAAGTCGACGCTCCAGGCGGCACGCGCAAGCTGAGCAAGTTCACGTTTGCCCCGACCTGGTCGCCTGAAGGCCCCGAGTTTTGGGCGCGTCCCGAAGTGCGTCTGTATTACACGTACGCCACCTGGAACGAAGCGGCCAAACGTGCGGCCAACCAACTGGCGAAAGGTTCTGCACTGTCTGACACCGGCGCCTTCGGCACCGCCCGCCACGGTGCGAATGTCGGATTGCAGGTCGAATACTGGTGGAAATAA
- the treC gene encoding alpha,alpha-phosphotrehalase — protein MQDWQRSVIYQIYPKSFHSHAGNPTGDLLGIVAKLDYLQWLGVDCLWITPFLRSPQRDNGYDISDYYAIDPSYGSMADCELLIAEAGKRGIKLMLDIVVNHTSIEHVWFQQARSSLDNPYRDFYIWRDQPNNWESKFGGSAWEYEAQTGQYYLHLFDHTQADLNWDNPEVRAEVFRMMQFWRDKGVGGFRLDVINLISKPQDFPEDSSDGRRFYTDGPNVHAYLQQMHREVFEGHDLINVGEMSSTSLEHCIRYSNPQSRELSMTFNFHHLKVDYPNLQKWVRADFDFLQLKKILSDWQTGMQAGGGWNALFWCNHDQPRVVSRFGHDGEYRELSAKMLGTALHFLQGTPFVYQGEELGMTNPGFESIEHYRDVETLNIFRLKREAGSSDADNMAAIMQKSRDNGRTPMHWDAGPNAGFSSVEPWIGVPANAAQINVARQLDDPDSVLHHYRSLIALRRRESLITDGLYRQLLPEHPQVWAYVREGVAERLLVVNNFYGTSCEVELPSTVISESMRQRLLISNYPQGPLRKRQVVLRPYESFVLHLIDP, from the coding sequence ATGCAAGACTGGCAACGTTCGGTGATCTACCAGATCTATCCGAAGAGCTTTCATAGCCACGCCGGCAACCCGACAGGTGATCTGCTCGGTATTGTCGCCAAGCTCGACTACTTGCAATGGCTAGGCGTCGACTGCCTGTGGATCACGCCATTCCTGCGTTCGCCGCAACGCGACAACGGCTATGACATCAGCGATTACTACGCCATCGACCCGAGCTACGGCAGCATGGCCGACTGCGAACTGTTGATCGCCGAAGCGGGCAAGCGCGGAATCAAGCTGATGCTCGACATCGTGGTCAATCACACCTCGATCGAACACGTATGGTTCCAGCAGGCGCGCAGCAGCCTCGACAACCCTTACCGTGACTTCTACATCTGGCGTGATCAGCCGAACAACTGGGAATCCAAGTTTGGCGGTTCCGCCTGGGAGTACGAAGCCCAGACCGGTCAGTATTACCTGCATCTGTTCGACCACACTCAGGCCGACCTGAATTGGGACAATCCCGAGGTCCGCGCCGAAGTGTTCCGGATGATGCAGTTCTGGCGGGACAAGGGCGTGGGTGGTTTTCGTCTGGACGTGATCAATCTGATCTCCAAGCCGCAGGACTTTCCCGAGGACAGCAGCGATGGCCGGCGCTTCTATACCGACGGGCCGAATGTCCACGCGTACTTGCAGCAGATGCACCGCGAAGTCTTCGAAGGGCATGACCTGATCAATGTCGGCGAGATGTCATCGACCAGCCTCGAACACTGCATTCGTTATTCGAATCCGCAGTCGAGAGAACTGTCGATGACCTTCAACTTTCACCACTTGAAAGTCGATTATCCGAACCTGCAGAAGTGGGTACGCGCCGACTTCGATTTCCTTCAGCTCAAGAAAATCCTCTCCGACTGGCAGACCGGCATGCAGGCCGGTGGTGGCTGGAACGCGCTGTTCTGGTGTAACCACGATCAACCGCGCGTGGTCTCGCGCTTCGGCCATGACGGCGAGTATCGCGAACTCTCGGCGAAGATGCTCGGCACTGCGCTGCATTTTCTGCAGGGCACGCCGTTCGTGTATCAGGGCGAGGAGTTGGGCATGACCAATCCGGGGTTCGAATCGATCGAGCATTATCGCGATGTCGAGACGCTGAACATCTTTCGCCTCAAGCGCGAAGCCGGCAGCAGTGATGCCGACAACATGGCTGCGATCATGCAGAAATCCCGTGATAACGGCCGCACACCGATGCATTGGGACGCTGGACCGAACGCCGGTTTCAGCAGTGTCGAGCCGTGGATCGGGGTGCCGGCCAATGCCGCGCAGATCAACGTCGCCAGGCAGCTCGACGACCCGGACTCGGTGCTGCATCACTATCGCAGTCTGATCGCATTGCGTCGCCGCGAGTCGCTGATCACCGACGGGTTGTACCGACAATTGCTGCCCGAACATCCGCAGGTCTGGGCGTATGTGCGTGAAGGTGTCGCCGAGCGTTTGTTGGTGGTGAACAACTTCTACGGGACAAGCTGTGAGGTGGAATTGCCTTCGACGGTCATCAGCGAGTCGATGCGCCAGCGCCTGTTGATCAGCAATTATCCGCAAGGCCCGTTGCGCAAGCGTCAGGTGGTGCTGCGACCTTACGAGTCCTTCGTCCTGCACCTGATCGATCCCTGA
- the treP gene encoding PTS system trehalose-specific EIIBC component: MSHDYPNIARQLLHSLGGSDNLEQAAHCVTRLRLALKDPSLVDSATLNQIDLVKGSFFTGGLYQVVIGPGEVEKVYGELRRQTGLAASTIADVKQKSAEKINAMQRLVRVFSDVFMPILPALIIAGLLMGINNLLGAKGMFIEGRTLLDAYPKLDGLWSLINLMANTSFVFLPALVGWSAAKRFGGSEILGIVLGLMLVHPDLLNAWNYGKAVAGLDGQHLPYFDILGLFQVEKVGYQGQILPILLAAYVMSIIEKWLRARVPNAIQLLVVPITTIVVTGVLALAVIGPVTRHIGIFITEGLVMLFDLAPMVGGAIFGLLYAPLVITGMHHMFLAVDLQLISTQGGTFIWPMIVMSNLAQGSAALAVFWMTRNARDKSMASTSAISAYFGITEPAMFGVNLRYKFPFYAALTGSALGCVFLSLNKVQASAIGVGGLPGFISIIPQFIPMFVLGMLVAMLVPFVLTCALSMKIVRPGYRVA; encoded by the coding sequence ATGAGCCACGACTATCCGAACATTGCCAGGCAATTGCTGCACAGCCTCGGTGGCAGCGACAACCTCGAACAGGCCGCCCACTGCGTCACGCGGTTGCGACTGGCCCTGAAGGACCCGAGCCTGGTCGACAGCGCCACGCTGAACCAGATCGACCTGGTCAAAGGCTCGTTCTTCACCGGCGGTCTGTATCAGGTGGTGATCGGTCCGGGCGAAGTGGAAAAGGTTTATGGCGAATTGCGTCGCCAGACCGGTCTCGCCGCGTCGACCATTGCTGACGTCAAACAGAAAAGCGCCGAAAAGATCAACGCGATGCAGCGGCTGGTGCGAGTGTTTTCCGATGTGTTCATGCCGATCCTGCCCGCGTTGATCATTGCTGGCCTGTTGATGGGCATCAACAATCTGCTGGGCGCCAAAGGCATGTTCATCGAAGGGCGAACCCTGCTCGATGCCTACCCGAAACTCGACGGGCTCTGGAGCCTGATCAATCTGATGGCCAACACCTCGTTCGTGTTTCTGCCGGCGCTGGTGGGCTGGTCGGCGGCCAAACGCTTTGGCGGCAGCGAGATCCTCGGCATCGTGCTCGGCCTGATGCTGGTGCACCCCGATCTGCTCAACGCCTGGAACTACGGCAAGGCCGTGGCCGGGCTGGACGGGCAGCATCTGCCGTACTTCGACATTCTCGGGTTGTTCCAGGTGGAAAAGGTCGGTTATCAAGGGCAGATCCTGCCGATTCTGCTGGCCGCCTATGTAATGAGCATCATCGAAAAATGGCTGCGGGCGCGCGTGCCCAACGCCATTCAATTACTCGTGGTACCGATCACCACCATCGTCGTTACGGGCGTGCTGGCGCTGGCGGTGATCGGGCCGGTGACCCGCCACATCGGCATCTTCATCACTGAAGGGCTGGTCATGCTGTTTGATCTGGCGCCGATGGTCGGGGGGGCGATTTTCGGTCTGCTGTACGCGCCGCTGGTGATCACCGGGATGCACCACATGTTTCTCGCGGTCGATCTGCAATTGATCTCGACCCAGGGCGGCACCTTCATCTGGCCGATGATCGTCATGTCCAATCTCGCCCAGGGCAGTGCCGCCCTGGCGGTGTTCTGGATGACCCGTAATGCGCGGGACAAGAGCATGGCGTCGACCTCGGCGATTTCCGCCTACTTCGGTATCACCGAGCCGGCGATGTTCGGCGTCAACCTGCGCTACAAATTTCCGTTCTACGCCGCACTCACCGGCTCGGCGCTGGGCTGTGTGTTCCTGTCGCTGAACAAGGTTCAGGCGTCGGCCATCGGCGTCGGCGGCCTGCCGGGGTTTATCTCGATCATTCCGCAGTTCATCCCGATGTTTGTGCTCGGGATGCTGGTTGCCATGCTCGTGCCGTTTGTTCTGACCTGTGCATTGAGCATGAAGATTGTCCGGCCCGGTTATCGGGTTGCCTGA
- the treR gene encoding trehalose operon repressor — protein sequence MSKYNQIYSDLLANITTERLQRGARLPSETELMDSYQASRGTVRKAIELLQERGFAQKIHGKGTFVLSTNPIEFQLGGIVSFQETYPRLGNDVSTEVVELSHIPLEGALLEHIHAEPGSLITRIKRVRRIDGKRVILDINHFVTEVIPGLTLDIAEQSIYAHIEQTLQLQIAYAQRTIEAVPRSKDDQLHLDLDDQSHVIVVSNQTFLQDGRQFEYTESRHTLDKFYFSDVARR from the coding sequence ATGAGCAAATACAACCAGATCTATAGCGATCTGCTGGCCAACATCACGACTGAACGCCTGCAGCGCGGCGCCCGCCTGCCTTCCGAAACCGAACTGATGGACAGCTATCAGGCCAGCCGTGGCACGGTGCGCAAGGCCATCGAGTTACTTCAAGAGCGTGGCTTTGCGCAGAAAATCCACGGCAAAGGCACCTTCGTGCTGTCGACCAACCCGATCGAGTTTCAGCTCGGTGGCATCGTCAGCTTTCAAGAGACCTACCCGCGCCTGGGCAACGATGTCAGCACCGAAGTGGTCGAACTGAGCCATATCCCGCTCGAAGGCGCCCTGCTCGAGCACATCCATGCCGAACCGGGCAGCCTCATCACGCGGATCAAGCGTGTGCGGCGGATTGACGGCAAACGGGTCATCCTCGACATCAACCATTTCGTCACCGAAGTGATTCCCGGCCTGACCCTCGACATCGCTGAACAGTCGATCTACGCCCATATCGAACAGACTCTGCAGTTACAGATTGCCTACGCCCAACGCACCATCGAAGCCGTGCCGCGCAGCAAGGACGATCAACTGCACCTGGACCTCGACGACCAGAGTCATGTGATCGTGGTCAGCAACCAGACCTTCCTTCAGGACGGTCGTCAGTTCGAGTACACCGAATCGCGGCACACCCTCGACAAGTTCTACTTTTCCGACGTGGCCCGACGCTGA
- a CDS encoding DUF6543 domain-containing protein, whose translation MYATQPRPLPNAADKAALKRIAYTVVQNCPGLQDAARQAALDLLEAKGLSSLDPDQVYFHRFKTAQSSSRSFTGWEHIRENPYESMTLTQLVIHRFRATDQDNADLLDLYGGFYTEGPQAEDFHEKNQVRLHGNEVLNAFWRLDFSGHYTATLTDFWNSHADDFRTLAKCNFLSRAVQALDLGQLTGSDFQWLVGSVVGPVSWPVTLSMLQASHEATGNVCAFDIDGHVATQLLRVVGPDGRQIIYLPGDAEAFVVRETTADLHWWVLEQMNNANRRMSFMEHFALADRQVMSENPTDLMNRLVGSWGRADHHLINRTNLTLTDDAFSWLRDSTRQAMFAEAHLSLTSNGDLRKKLWIGYLSAGLKVFGPMATVGWPLALPVIGATIVSMGLNIDQAQNGKTNAERKAGVLGAVLSGINMLFNLPLLMGTGPMLEVGPEVDVFEAAEIAEYSEALNTSAEADNPPPIRVPDDVGIAVPALDETLSITAQKSAPPPIPERYQCNEVLDGTALGEEAGKFQGIYRLDSDPPYAILMNDSPYYVRYFADSRGGGDWAIVDPERPNQLVHALPVRLNGAGEWERIPALGLKGGGQCMGKQCAPEIELDTFEPAVPEPPAQPEMEPQPSASRPPPPAPRALRLRYRSDGAPFDKSLGVEPERNPCPDAARWCRRF comes from the coding sequence ATGTACGCCACCCAACCACGTCCTCTGCCCAATGCGGCAGACAAAGCGGCTCTGAAGCGAATCGCCTATACCGTCGTGCAGAACTGCCCCGGCCTGCAGGACGCCGCCCGTCAAGCGGCTCTTGATCTGCTGGAAGCCAAAGGCTTGTCGAGCCTTGATCCGGATCAGGTTTATTTCCATCGTTTCAAGACAGCCCAAAGCAGCAGCCGCTCGTTTACCGGCTGGGAGCACATCCGCGAAAATCCCTACGAATCGATGACCCTGACACAGTTGGTCATTCATCGTTTTCGCGCCACCGACCAGGACAACGCCGATCTTCTCGATCTGTATGGTGGCTTCTACACCGAAGGTCCGCAGGCCGAGGATTTCCACGAAAAAAACCAGGTTCGCCTGCATGGCAACGAGGTCTTGAACGCGTTCTGGCGCCTCGATTTCAGTGGTCACTACACGGCCACTCTGACGGACTTCTGGAACAGCCACGCCGACGATTTCCGCACATTGGCCAAATGCAATTTCCTCAGCCGTGCGGTGCAGGCTCTGGACCTTGGGCAACTCACCGGTAGCGACTTCCAATGGCTGGTGGGCTCGGTGGTGGGGCCTGTCAGCTGGCCGGTCACCCTGAGCATGCTGCAAGCGAGCCACGAGGCAACGGGCAATGTATGCGCCTTCGACATCGACGGTCATGTCGCCACCCAATTGCTGCGGGTGGTAGGTCCCGATGGCCGGCAGATTATTTATCTGCCCGGTGATGCCGAAGCGTTCGTGGTCAGGGAAACCACGGCGGACCTGCACTGGTGGGTGCTTGAGCAAATGAACAACGCGAACCGCCGCATGTCCTTCATGGAGCATTTTGCCCTCGCCGATCGTCAGGTCATGAGCGAGAACCCTACCGATCTGATGAACAGGTTAGTGGGTAGCTGGGGTCGCGCCGACCATCACCTGATCAACCGCACAAACCTGACGCTGACCGATGATGCCTTCAGTTGGCTGCGCGACTCGACCCGCCAGGCAATGTTCGCAGAGGCCCATCTGTCCCTGACGTCCAATGGCGATCTGCGCAAAAAGTTGTGGATCGGCTATTTGAGCGCGGGACTCAAGGTATTCGGTCCGATGGCCACTGTTGGCTGGCCGCTGGCGTTGCCGGTGATTGGCGCCACCATTGTCAGCATGGGCCTGAATATCGATCAGGCGCAAAACGGCAAGACCAACGCCGAACGCAAGGCCGGCGTGCTTGGCGCGGTCCTGAGTGGCATCAACATGCTCTTCAACCTTCCATTGCTCATGGGTACCGGCCCGATGCTGGAAGTCGGCCCCGAGGTCGACGTTTTTGAGGCCGCAGAAATCGCCGAGTACAGCGAAGCCTTGAACACCTCCGCCGAGGCTGACAACCCACCGCCAATCAGGGTGCCGGACGATGTCGGCATCGCCGTGCCGGCGCTTGATGAAACGCTGTCGATAACGGCGCAAAAGTCTGCGCCACCGCCGATCCCCGAACGTTATCAATGCAACGAGGTGCTCGATGGCACAGCACTCGGTGAGGAGGCCGGGAAATTTCAGGGTATTTACCGTCTCGACTCTGATCCGCCCTACGCCATCCTGATGAATGACAGTCCCTATTATGTGCGTTACTTCGCCGACTCTCGCGGCGGTGGCGATTGGGCAATCGTTGACCCGGAGCGCCCCAATCAACTCGTTCACGCCTTGCCGGTCCGCCTTAATGGCGCTGGTGAGTGGGAGCGGATCCCTGCATTGGGCCTTAAGGGAGGAGGTCAATGCATGGGTAAACAGTGTGCCCCCGAGATCGAACTCGACACGTTCGAACCCGCAGTGCCCGAGCCGCCCGCCCAACCGGAAATGGAGCCGCAACCTTCGGCCTCACGCCCCCCGCCCCCCGCGCCCCGTGCCCTGCGCCTACGATATCGATCCGACGGTGCGCCGTTCGATAAAAGCCTGGGCGTTGAACCTGAACGAAACCCATGCCCAGATGCAGCCCGATGGTGCCGGCGGTTTTAG
- a CDS encoding membrane-targeted effector domain-containing toxin: MNLNETHAQMQPDGAGGFSMDDPFELYAAGKRQRLQSSARSFFKNLPWVIQPARPAMPEISRLMALADLVDGIFERASGLVVGATLDRIATLRFLIENMPALARHAKTLYMRGLLSDFAQVELNRYFMSGTMSVDLRTYLSSLGTDPGGRFTPLELVRIARENGVRVQAIDCAASYKMKTPLPSVEEQMISTFLTNDLMTGDLYLNSPKKWIVVTDAQNTNNFKGLSGISELKGGIGLRIDEVAAGEELGVDVDPGVEVPRDSSPGGTATQGPPDLLRADLRLKVQAPEVNWTEETLENLLYRRGMYLFEKAGDSYTLIHRSKQGMLQRTLITRLNDGKFSIHRPAWQRVNDIAFANLKDLSQKLSETGLIMRSRIPD, translated from the coding sequence TTGAACCTGAACGAAACCCATGCCCAGATGCAGCCCGATGGTGCCGGCGGTTTTAGCATGGATGACCCGTTCGAGCTGTACGCCGCCGGTAAGCGTCAACGCTTGCAGAGTTCAGCCAGAAGTTTTTTCAAGAACCTGCCGTGGGTCATCCAGCCTGCGCGTCCGGCAATGCCCGAAATCAGCCGCCTGATGGCGCTAGCCGATCTTGTCGATGGCATTTTTGAACGTGCTTCAGGGCTGGTGGTGGGAGCAACCCTTGATCGCATCGCCACCCTGCGTTTTCTGATCGAGAACATGCCGGCGCTGGCCCGACACGCGAAGACTCTATACATGCGTGGGTTGCTCAGCGACTTCGCTCAGGTTGAACTGAACCGCTACTTCATGAGCGGCACCATGAGCGTGGATCTGCGCACTTACCTGAGCAGCCTCGGCACCGATCCTGGCGGTCGATTCACCCCGCTGGAACTGGTCCGGATCGCACGAGAAAACGGCGTCCGTGTCCAGGCGATCGATTGCGCCGCAAGCTACAAAATGAAAACACCGCTGCCCTCCGTCGAAGAACAAATGATCAGCACCTTCCTGACCAACGACCTCATGACCGGCGACCTCTATCTCAACAGTCCGAAAAAATGGATCGTGGTGACCGATGCTCAGAACACAAACAACTTCAAAGGACTGTCCGGCATCAGTGAGTTGAAGGGAGGAATTGGCCTGCGAATCGATGAAGTCGCCGCCGGTGAAGAGCTGGGCGTAGATGTCGACCCAGGGGTTGAAGTACCACGCGACAGCTCGCCCGGTGGCACGGCCACGCAAGGCCCTCCAGACCTTCTTCGCGCTGATTTGCGTTTGAAGGTGCAGGCGCCCGAGGTGAACTGGACCGAAGAGACTCTGGAAAACCTTCTGTACCGGCGGGGCATGTATCTATTTGAAAAAGCAGGCGACAGCTACACCCTGATCCACCGCAGCAAACAAGGCATGCTCCAGCGCACATTGATCACCCGATTGAATGACGGCAAGTTTTCCATCCACCGTCCTGCCTGGCAGCGAGTGAATGACATCGCGTTCGCCAACCTGAAAGACCTGTCGCAAAAGCTGTCCGAGACCGGGCTGATCATGCGTAGCCGGATACCTGACTGA
- a CDS encoding TerD family protein: MNQELFLRRRSKVHVPTGTGGATRAQVASAVQEIAAFRCVLSESLIEQIGMLSATELKYWLREIVRVLRRRTGAHVHHRPFYPDFPEQVLKAPEAELYLNAVMHYLTLRRLPPTENTRPPMLEGNFISWVIETGSVSEFESLLEPLVSSRTSLSEEETADVVWFIRSYKSDVFRLLPETISFREIRAQVGGALILHVAGDKRVDTFLERNVETATDVLRLAVALSGGDVSLATASTRFKPMKRSMRRMFLHLLDKIPNAAEDVMRHAERWKRLAEVLHPGDYADKYPHALAAITAARRNEPPATFNSRVETLLVQRDIAALVPILQSRPVEFARRLDVTLRRATGADSVLDAFEAVAAQVSSPVLLQVLAQVRAPRPQPLRAFTPKGSFAKVYAINDRREPLAPDVLARAARICEDALVQRFASLPPLGRCFIDPALREYRVPLAQRASSKSLRTLARGSRLPIPDTRFIRLFLWWKNGKGRTDIDLSAAFFDANFVFRETVAYYNLKGYGGYHSGDIVDAPDGASEFIDLDLDVLVEKGIRYVVTSINSFTEQPYCDLPECFAGWMARTDTASGEVFDPRSVFDRIDIASDTVICLPFVMDLQERRMIWADLGLTSSPRWNNVDNNLSGVSLMLRALVHTPRPDLETLFELHARARGERVACTLQAETVFAPDQGLTPFDTDLIRSQFL; encoded by the coding sequence ATGAATCAGGAGCTGTTCCTGCGTCGCCGCAGCAAAGTTCACGTCCCGACGGGCACTGGCGGTGCCACGCGCGCTCAAGTCGCATCGGCCGTCCAGGAAATCGCGGCGTTCCGATGCGTACTGTCAGAGTCCCTGATTGAGCAAATCGGCATGTTGTCGGCGACAGAACTCAAGTACTGGCTACGCGAAATTGTCAGAGTCTTGCGACGGAGAACCGGCGCTCATGTGCACCACCGGCCGTTTTATCCAGACTTTCCAGAGCAGGTTCTGAAAGCCCCAGAGGCAGAGCTGTACCTTAACGCCGTCATGCACTACCTCACGCTTCGACGTTTGCCACCGACTGAAAACACTCGACCCCCGATGCTTGAAGGCAACTTCATATCCTGGGTGATTGAAACGGGTAGCGTTTCTGAGTTCGAGTCACTGCTTGAGCCTCTGGTTTCATCGCGCACCTCGCTCTCCGAAGAGGAAACTGCCGATGTTGTCTGGTTTATCCGAAGCTACAAAAGCGATGTGTTTCGCCTGCTGCCCGAGACCATTTCGTTCCGGGAGATCCGTGCACAGGTTGGCGGCGCATTGATCCTGCATGTCGCTGGCGACAAACGGGTAGACACATTCCTGGAGCGAAATGTCGAAACAGCGACTGACGTACTACGACTGGCAGTCGCCCTGAGCGGAGGAGACGTTTCGCTGGCAACCGCTTCAACACGTTTCAAACCGATGAAGCGCTCGATGCGCCGTATGTTTTTGCACTTGCTCGATAAAATACCCAACGCTGCCGAAGACGTAATGCGTCATGCGGAGCGCTGGAAACGCCTGGCTGAAGTACTGCATCCGGGCGACTACGCCGATAAATATCCACACGCTCTGGCCGCCATCACGGCAGCGCGTCGAAACGAACCGCCCGCCACATTTAATTCACGTGTCGAAACATTGCTGGTCCAGCGTGACATCGCCGCGCTTGTGCCAATACTACAAAGCCGACCTGTTGAGTTCGCACGACGGCTTGACGTGACCCTGCGCCGTGCGACGGGAGCCGACTCTGTACTGGACGCGTTCGAGGCCGTTGCGGCACAAGTGTCCTCACCTGTCCTGCTGCAGGTGCTGGCACAGGTTCGTGCGCCGCGCCCCCAGCCCCTGCGCGCCTTCACTCCGAAAGGTTCATTCGCCAAAGTCTATGCCATCAACGATCGCCGAGAGCCTCTTGCGCCTGATGTGTTGGCGCGTGCAGCCCGAATCTGCGAGGACGCTCTCGTACAGCGATTTGCGTCACTGCCGCCGCTAGGGCGCTGCTTTATCGATCCGGCATTACGCGAGTACAGGGTGCCGCTAGCGCAGCGCGCCTCATCGAAGTCGCTACGTACGCTGGCGCGAGGCAGTCGGTTGCCTATCCCTGACACACGTTTCATTCGCCTGTTTCTGTGGTGGAAGAATGGCAAAGGCCGCACTGACATCGACTTGTCCGCCGCATTTTTCGATGCCAACTTCGTGTTCAGAGAAACGGTTGCGTACTACAACTTGAAAGGGTATGGCGGCTACCACAGCGGCGACATCGTCGATGCTCCCGACGGGGCTTCGGAGTTCATCGATCTCGACCTTGATGTTCTGGTCGAGAAGGGAATCCGCTACGTCGTCACGTCAATCAACTCATTCACCGAACAGCCGTACTGCGATCTTCCAGAATGCTTCGCTGGCTGGATGGCCCGCACCGACACGGCGTCGGGTGAAGTATTCGATCCGCGATCCGTGTTCGACCGTATCGATATTGCATCCGACACAGTTATCTGCCTGCCATTCGTGATGGACTTGCAGGAACGACGCATGATTTGGGCCGATCTGGGGCTGACTTCATCTCCCCGGTGGAACAACGTCGATAATAACCTCAGCGGGGTATCGTTGATGCTGCGGGCCCTGGTGCATACACCACGGCCGGATCTAGAAACGCTCTTTGAATTACATGCACGAGCCCGAGGCGAACGAGTGGCCTGCACACTGCAAGCAGAGACGGTGTTTGCCCCTGATCAAGGGTTAACGCCGTTCGATACGGATTTGATTCGATCGCAGTTTCTTTAG